A region from the Sebastes umbrosus isolate fSebUmb1 chromosome 18, fSebUmb1.pri, whole genome shotgun sequence genome encodes:
- the atf3 gene encoding cyclic AMP-dependent transcription factor ATF-3 — protein MMLQHPGPSLADISCSALVPCLSPPGTLTLDDFTNFTPIVKEELRLAIQTKRLSNGLSADMSSDGASSCSDRASEHRTGGSGVRREFTPQEHERRKRRRERNKVAAAKCRNKKKEKTETLQQESEKLETVNADLKAQIEELKQQKQQLVYMLNLHRPTCIVRAQNGQTPEDERNLFIQHIKESNLQLHNLTSSITSSTTSLSTVAPLEGGLLTLDHIHCHI, from the exons ATGATGCTGCAGCACCCGGGTCCCTCGCTGGCTGACATCAGCTGCTCCGCCCTGGTGCCCTGCCTTTCGCCGCCGGGCACGCTCACCCTGGACGACTTCACCAACTTCACGCCCATCGTGAAAGAGGAGCTGCGGCTGGCCATCCAGACCAAGCGCCTGTCCAACGGGCTCAGCGCCGACATGAGCTCCGACGGAGCCAGCTCCTGCTCGGACCGAGCCTCGGAGCACCGGACCGGTGGCTCCGGGGTCAGGAGAGAG TTCACACCTCAGGAGCacgagaggaggaagagacggagagagaggaacaAAGTTGCTGCTGCAAAGTGCCGCaacaagaagaaggagaagactGAGACTCTGCAGCAG GAGTCTGAGAAACTGGAGACGGTCAACGCCGACCTGAAGGCTCAGATCGAGGAGctgaagcagcagaagcagcagctggTCTACATGCTCAACCTGCACCGGCCGACCTGCATCGTCCGAGCCCAGAACGGCCAAACGCCCGAGGACGAGAGGAACCTCTTCATCCAACACATCAAGGAGAGCAACTTACAACTCCACaacctcacctcctccatcacctcctccaccacatCCCTCTCCACAGTCGCCCCTCTAGAAGGAGGACTGCTGACCCTCGATCACATCCACTGTCACATATGA